A region from the Benincasa hispida cultivar B227 chromosome 10, ASM972705v1, whole genome shotgun sequence genome encodes:
- the LOC120087580 gene encoding uncharacterized protein LOC120087580 isoform X2 has product MNLEFLRNMSWFRAQRSNDLGPILKPSSAVVEQGHQHTCFDIRIWGFSLLSLLPWETNANANAREDIILTKTTINRNLKRQVKRGRAIENRGGETPLRFKPYVCKVPWHTGVRAFLSQLFPRYGHYCGPNWSSGKDNGSLVWDKRPIDWLDFCCYCHDIGYDTHNQAELLKADLAFLECLERPNMVTKGDAHVATVYRTMCVTEGNLFSFRLSLTNLQFSLDGLAM; this is encoded by the exons ATGAACTTGGAATTTCTTCGTAATATGTCCTGGTTTAGGGCCCAAAGAAGCAATGATTTGGGTCCAATTCTTAAACCTTCTAGCGCCGTTGTGGAGCAAGGCCATCAACATACTTGTTTCGATATCAGGATATGGGGATTTTCCCTACTTTCACTTCTTCCTTGGGAAACTAATGCCAATGCCAATGCTCGGGAGGATATCATTCTAACAAAAACAACTATTAATCGGAACTTGAAAAGGCAAGTGAAACGTGGGAGAGCAATTGAGAACCGTGGTGGAGAAACCCCTTTACGGTTCAAACCATATGTGTGTAAAGTTCCATGGCATACGGGTGTAAGAGCTTTTCTTTCTCAGCTGTTTCCACGTTATGGACATTACTGTGGTCCGAATTGGTCTAGCGGGAAAGACAATGGTTCTCTTGTTTGGGATAAACGACCAATCGATTGGTTGGATTTTTGTTGTTATTGCCACGATATTGGTTACGATACTCATAATCAAGCAGAGTTGTTAAAGGCTGATTTGGCATTTCTCGAGTGCTTAGAAAGGCCTAATATGGTCACTAAAGGAGATGCTCATGTTGCTACTGTTTATCGAACCATGTGTGTCACAG AAGGCAACTTATTCAGCTTCAGACTTTCCCTTACCAACCTGCAATTCAGTTTGGATGGCTTAGCAATGTGA
- the LOC120087580 gene encoding uncharacterized protein LOC120087580 isoform X1, whose translation MNLEFLRNMSWFRAQRSNDLGPILKPSSAVVEQGHQHTCFDIRIWGFSLLSLLPWETNANANAREDIILTKTTINRNLKRQVKRGRAIENRGGETPLRFKPYVCKVPWHTGVRAFLSQLFPRYGHYCGPNWSSGKDNGSLVWDKRPIDWLDFCCYCHDIGYDTHNQAELLKADLAFLECLERPNMVTKGDAHVATVYRTMCVTGLKNLLIPYRRQLIQLQTFPYQPAIQFGWLSNVKWFSWNWQRAEQKHPKM comes from the exons ATGAACTTGGAATTTCTTCGTAATATGTCCTGGTTTAGGGCCCAAAGAAGCAATGATTTGGGTCCAATTCTTAAACCTTCTAGCGCCGTTGTGGAGCAAGGCCATCAACATACTTGTTTCGATATCAGGATATGGGGATTTTCCCTACTTTCACTTCTTCCTTGGGAAACTAATGCCAATGCCAATGCTCGGGAGGATATCATTCTAACAAAAACAACTATTAATCGGAACTTGAAAAGGCAAGTGAAACGTGGGAGAGCAATTGAGAACCGTGGTGGAGAAACCCCTTTACGGTTCAAACCATATGTGTGTAAAGTTCCATGGCATACGGGTGTAAGAGCTTTTCTTTCTCAGCTGTTTCCACGTTATGGACATTACTGTGGTCCGAATTGGTCTAGCGGGAAAGACAATGGTTCTCTTGTTTGGGATAAACGACCAATCGATTGGTTGGATTTTTGTTGTTATTGCCACGATATTGGTTACGATACTCATAATCAAGCAGAGTTGTTAAAGGCTGATTTGGCATTTCTCGAGTGCTTAGAAAGGCCTAATATGGTCACTAAAGGAGATGCTCATGTTGCTACTGTTTATCGAACCATGTGTGTCACAG GTCTGAAGAATTTGCTAATTCCTTACAGAAGGCAACTTATTCAGCTTCAGACTTTCCCTTACCAACCTGCAATTCAGTTTGGATGGCTTAGCAATGTGAAATGGTTTAGTTGGAACTGGCAAAGAGCTGAACAAAAGCATCCCAAAATGTGA